A part of Hippea maritima DSM 10411 genomic DNA contains:
- a CDS encoding thioredoxin fold domain-containing protein, whose product MLILTILLLSLLINPTAHTSNICDNISLTKIMPYMPADYRIISKTPLKDVNLCDILIEANGKIIPIYANKEIAIVGSLFKNGKSLSSREINSYLSARFKKLFTKYGKNLSSSVAVSYFPQTAKSNGKFFYLVVDPECPYSNNIKQDIKRICNKLNIGAKLIFISKYKGSNSRIQSFICNKKGFSDYLKGNYGKTDRCKKGIDYIKRTNRLIIDNLNITETPTIILPSGKRYSGINTHLIEQFIKNNTK is encoded by the coding sequence ATGCTGATTTTAACAATCTTACTTTTGAGTTTACTTATAAATCCCACAGCGCATACCTCAAATATTTGCGATAATATAAGCCTAACCAAAATCATGCCCTATATGCCGGCCGATTATAGAATTATATCCAAAACCCCCCTAAAGGATGTAAATCTATGCGACATATTAATAGAAGCAAACGGCAAGATCATACCGATATACGCAAACAAAGAGATAGCCATTGTAGGCTCACTGTTCAAAAACGGCAAATCGTTAAGCAGTAGGGAGATAAACTCATACCTATCAGCCCGATTCAAAAAGCTATTCACCAAATACGGCAAAAACCTGAGCAGCTCCGTGGCGGTAAGCTATTTTCCACAGACGGCAAAGAGCAACGGTAAGTTCTTTTACCTTGTGGTTGACCCTGAATGCCCATACTCCAACAACATTAAGCAAGATATCAAAAGAATCTGCAATAAACTCAACATAGGCGCAAAACTCATCTTTATAAGCAAATACAAAGGCTCAAATAGCCGGATACAATCCTTTATCTGCAACAAAAAGGGATTCAGCGATTACCTAAAAGGCAATTACGGCAAAACAGATAGATGCAAAAAGGGTATAGACTATATAAAAAGAACCAACAGACTGATAATAGACAACCTCAACATAACAGAAACACCCACCATAATTCTGCCCTCCGGTAAAAGATATTCGGGCATAAACACACACTTAATAGAACAATTCATAAAAAATAACACAAAATAA
- a CDS encoding tRNA dihydrouridine synthase, with protein MDNFPLKIKSNYFLAPMAGYTDKPFRKLCREFGCGLTFSELISVNAIYYKNKKTLKLIERDITDKPYCIQLFGSDERLFLYAAQFVEPFCDCIDINAGCPAPKVIRAKAGSYLLKEPKKLISITQTLRKHLKKPLSIKMRIGYEKINPVELYKELERSGIDFITIHGRLKSQYFKGEVDYNHIGQINSVLSIPVVANGGIDSFKKAQQVKRITGCEYLMIGQAAIGKPFIFEDLNKKVDTNRDLGFVKAVMKRHLQYMIDFWGDTAIRQFRKFFHAYLKGYPNIKRFNNMINNCSTNNEALNIIDRIEVNQLTPKEQACK; from the coding sequence GTGGATAACTTCCCCTTAAAGATAAAATCAAATTACTTTTTAGCCCCGATGGCGGGCTATACAGATAAACCGTTTAGGAAACTATGCAGGGAATTTGGTTGCGGTTTAACATTTAGCGAGCTCATCTCTGTAAATGCCATCTATTACAAAAACAAAAAAACCTTAAAGCTCATAGAAAGGGATATAACCGATAAGCCATACTGCATACAGCTGTTCGGTTCAGATGAAAGGCTATTCCTCTATGCTGCTCAATTTGTTGAGCCGTTCTGTGATTGCATAGATATAAATGCAGGCTGCCCTGCTCCCAAAGTCATACGGGCAAAAGCAGGCTCATACCTATTAAAAGAACCCAAAAAACTCATAAGCATCACACAAACACTAAGAAAACACCTAAAAAAACCGCTAAGCATAAAGATGCGTATCGGCTATGAAAAGATAAATCCTGTTGAGCTTTACAAAGAGCTTGAGCGATCTGGAATAGATTTTATCACCATACACGGCAGGCTAAAGAGCCAATACTTCAAAGGAGAGGTAGATTACAACCATATAGGCCAGATAAACAGCGTTCTATCCATACCCGTTGTGGCAAATGGCGGCATAGACTCATTCAAAAAGGCTCAACAGGTCAAAAGGATAACCGGTTGTGAGTATCTAATGATAGGCCAAGCTGCTATAGGAAAACCGTTTATCTTTGAGGATCTAAACAAAAAGGTGGACACAAACAGGGATCTGGGCTTTGTCAAAGCCGTAATGAAAAGACACCTGCAATATATGATAGATTTTTGGGGTGATACGGCTATAAGACAGTTCAGAAAGTTCTTTCATGCCTACCTAAAAGGCTATCCAAACATAAAACGCTTTAACAATATGATAAACAACTGTTCTACAAACAATGAAGCCTTAAATATAATAGACAGAATAGAAGTCAATCAACTTACACCAAAAGAACAAGCATGTAAATAA
- the rho gene encoding transcription termination factor Rho, translating into MYSKEELSKKKLVELVEIGKSLGIPTTIKRKNELIEEILKRMEPKEEQKGKETEKESQIGIQSLMKGEGVLEILPDNFGFLRSPANNYLAGQNDIYVSPSQIRKFGLKTGDYIYGQVRAPKDNEKYYALLKIEQINYKSPNEALKRKHFDDLTPLYPMERIKLETTPDNMSSRVMDLITPIGKGQRGLIVAPPRTGKTVLLQNIANSITYNHPEIKIIVLLIDERPEEVTDMKRSVKAEVISSTFDESPERHIQVAEIVLERAKRLVEHGYDVLILLDSITRLARAYNSVIPPSGKVLSGGLDSNALQKPKRFFGAARNVEDGGSLTIIATALIDTGSRMDDVIFEEFKGTGNMELHLDRGLSDRRIFPAIDITRSGTRKEELLVPRDQLNRIWILRKILIEMNDIDAMLFLLDKLSKTKTNREFLESMNRG; encoded by the coding sequence ATGTATTCGAAAGAGGAGTTAAGCAAAAAAAAGCTTGTTGAGCTTGTTGAAATAGGCAAGAGCCTGGGTATACCAACAACAATTAAAAGGAAAAACGAGCTGATAGAGGAGATTCTAAAGAGAATGGAACCAAAAGAAGAACAAAAGGGTAAAGAAACAGAAAAGGAATCTCAAATTGGGATTCAAAGCCTGATGAAAGGAGAAGGTGTTTTAGAAATATTGCCCGATAATTTTGGCTTTTTGCGTTCTCCTGCAAACAATTACTTAGCTGGGCAAAACGATATCTACGTATCGCCTTCCCAGATAAGAAAATTTGGCTTAAAAACAGGTGACTACATATACGGTCAAGTTAGAGCACCAAAGGACAACGAAAAATACTATGCTCTACTAAAGATAGAACAAATCAATTACAAATCTCCTAATGAGGCTTTAAAACGAAAGCATTTTGATGATCTAACCCCACTTTATCCGATGGAAAGGATCAAACTTGAGACCACACCGGATAACATGTCATCCCGCGTTATGGATCTAATAACTCCTATAGGCAAAGGCCAGAGGGGTTTAATAGTAGCACCACCAAGAACAGGAAAAACGGTTCTTCTGCAAAACATAGCAAACAGCATCACATACAATCATCCAGAAATAAAAATTATCGTACTTTTGATAGATGAAAGACCTGAAGAGGTTACAGACATGAAACGATCTGTCAAGGCCGAGGTTATAAGCTCAACATTTGATGAATCACCCGAAAGACATATACAGGTGGCAGAGATCGTGTTGGAGAGGGCAAAAAGGCTGGTTGAGCATGGATACGATGTGTTGATCCTGCTTGATTCTATCACAAGGCTGGCAAGGGCTTATAACTCCGTTATACCACCAAGCGGCAAGGTTCTCTCTGGCGGTCTTGATTCAAACGCCCTTCAAAAGCCAAAGAGGTTCTTCGGTGCAGCAAGAAATGTTGAAGACGGAGGCAGCCTTACAATCATAGCAACAGCTCTAATAGATACAGGTTCAAGGATGGACGATGTAATCTTTGAAGAGTTCAAAGGCACAGGCAACATGGAGCTTCACCTGGATAGGGGTTTATCAGACAGAAGAATATTCCCTGCAATAGACATAACCCGCTCAGGAACAAGAAAAGAGGAGCTCTTAGTCCCAAGGGATCAACTCAACAGAATCTGGATTTTAAGAAAGATACTCATAGAGATGAACGACATAGATGCTATGCTATTCCTATTAGATAAACTCTCAAAGACAAAAACAAATAGGGAATTTTTAGAATCAATGAACCGTGGATAA
- a CDS encoding zinc dependent phospholipase C family protein yields MSKIFLVLLTTVIVILIIPQNSFAWGPSVHIGVSLASLEKLPDFLKILLASNLNEYLYGSLAPDFIVGKSLSEKDKHSHNWKIGFSLLKNAQNDREKAFAYGYLSHLAADSVAHGIMVKEMSNIKHLYIENLADSLCEKSYKELATKVINRYNASLDVQFKRKVDTVLFSFGVSKFIFKSIVKASAFSSGKRGFQKVLLNKKFIETFSVDFSQIKDYIELSKKFSIDVLTKEELSLVVKISAISE; encoded by the coding sequence ATGTCTAAGATCTTCTTAGTTCTACTCACAACTGTAATTGTCATATTGATAATACCCCAAAATAGTTTTGCATGGGGGCCATCGGTACATATAGGTGTATCTCTGGCAAGTTTAGAGAAATTACCTGACTTTTTAAAGATTCTCTTAGCAAGCAACCTAAACGAATATTTATACGGATCTCTAGCGCCGGATTTTATAGTGGGGAAAAGTTTAAGCGAAAAAGATAAACACTCTCATAATTGGAAAATCGGTTTTTCTCTGCTTAAAAATGCGCAAAATGATAGAGAAAAGGCATTTGCCTATGGATATTTAAGTCATCTTGCAGCTGATAGCGTAGCTCACGGAATAATGGTAAAAGAAATGTCCAACATTAAGCACCTATATATAGAAAACCTTGCCGATTCGTTATGTGAAAAATCCTACAAAGAACTTGCAACAAAGGTAATAAACAGATATAATGCATCATTAGATGTTCAATTCAAAAGAAAGGTAGATACAGTTCTGTTTAGTTTTGGCGTAAGTAAATTTATCTTTAAAAGCATTGTTAAGGCATCCGCGTTTTCCTCCGGAAAAAGGGGCTTTCAGAAAGTGCTTTTAAACAAAAAATTTATAGAGACTTTCTCCGTTGATTTCTCCCAAATTAAAGATTATATAGAGCTTTCAAAAAAATTCAGCATCGATGTCCTTACAAAAGAAGAACTATCGTTAGTCGTAAAAATAAGCGCTATAAGCGAATAA
- the gap gene encoding type I glyceraldehyde-3-phosphate dehydrogenase has translation MSIKVAINGFGRIGRAFFRACIGYDDIDIIAINDLTDAKTLAHLLKYDSVHGVLYDHKIESKDDAILFNGKEIKVFAEKDPKQLPWGDLGVDLVLESTGIFRSRDKASAHLEAGAKKVVISAPAKGGDVPTVVLGVNDKEFDFKNNDIISNASCTTNCVAPLAKILHDNFTIIHGFMTTVHSYTNDQRILDLPHKDLRRARAAAANIIPTTTGAAIAVGLVIPSLKGKLDGISIRVPTPNVSLVDLVVEVEKQTDIETVNKAVKEASETYMKDIMQYLDEPVVSSDLNGNPHSSMFDSLETMVIDGKLIKVLSWYDNEWGYSSRLRDLMLKIAEEGM, from the coding sequence ATGTCCATAAAGGTTGCAATAAACGGTTTTGGAAGGATAGGTAGGGCCTTTTTTAGAGCGTGTATCGGTTACGATGACATAGATATCATAGCTATTAATGATTTAACAGATGCAAAAACCTTGGCTCACCTGTTGAAGTATGACTCTGTGCACGGTGTTTTGTATGACCATAAGATAGAGAGCAAGGATGATGCGATACTGTTTAACGGTAAAGAGATTAAAGTCTTTGCAGAAAAAGACCCAAAGCAACTGCCCTGGGGAGATTTGGGTGTTGATCTTGTTTTAGAATCTACAGGTATTTTCAGGAGTAGGGATAAGGCAAGTGCCCATTTAGAGGCGGGAGCCAAAAAGGTTGTTATAAGTGCACCTGCAAAGGGTGGTGATGTGCCCACAGTTGTTTTGGGTGTTAACGATAAGGAGTTTGATTTCAAAAACAACGATATTATTTCCAATGCGTCCTGCACGACAAATTGCGTGGCGCCACTTGCCAAGATTTTGCACGACAACTTTACGATTATACACGGCTTTATGACAACGGTTCATTCATACACAAACGACCAGAGGATCCTTGATCTGCCTCATAAAGACCTAAGAAGGGCAAGAGCTGCTGCTGCAAACATAATCCCAACAACCACGGGCGCTGCAATTGCTGTAGGCCTTGTTATACCATCGCTTAAAGGCAAGCTGGATGGTATCTCCATAAGGGTTCCAACACCCAATGTATCGTTGGTGGATTTGGTTGTTGAGGTTGAAAAACAAACCGACATAGAAACAGTTAATAAGGCTGTTAAAGAGGCTAGTGAAACCTATATGAAGGACATAATGCAGTACCTTGATGAGCCTGTTGTATCAAGCGATTTGAACGGTAATCCGCATTCCAGTATGTTTGATAGCTTGGAAACGATGGTAATCGATGGAAAACTAATTAAAGTTTTATCTTGGTACGATAATGAGTGGGGTTACTCATCAAGGCTTAGAGACCTTATGCTGAAGATAGCCGAAGAGGGTATGTGA
- a CDS encoding phosphoglycerate kinase has product MRFINDVDIKGKRVFIRCDFNVPMDENGNITDDNRIRAALPTIQYAIDNKAKVILASHLGRPKGKPDPKYSLKAVAKRLSTLLGRNVVFIEDFKTQRDLIDALGDGDVALLENLRFYPEEEANSEEFARQLIELFDIYVNDAFGVCHRKHASVYALPKLALIAVGGFLLKKELDYFNKIFTIEDKPFVAVIGGAKVSGKLDCLINLIDKADKLIIGGAQAFTFLKALGYETGKSLVEDDLIDEAKRVMEKAKGKGVRFYLPVDFVCSTSVEDATNSRTFTYQEIPDDLMGLDIGPATIELFKEALSDAKVVVWNGPMGVFEVNAFANGTNEIAKAIGNLNALSVVGGGDTAEAVEKAGQSHNMSYISTGGGASLKLLEGKTLPVVEVLESKS; this is encoded by the coding sequence ATGAGGTTTATAAACGATGTTGACATAAAAGGTAAGAGAGTCTTTATACGGTGCGATTTCAATGTTCCCATGGATGAAAATGGCAATATTACAGATGACAATAGGATAAGGGCAGCTCTTCCCACAATTCAATATGCAATAGATAACAAGGCAAAAGTAATCTTAGCAAGCCATCTTGGAAGACCAAAGGGTAAACCTGACCCTAAGTATTCTTTGAAGGCTGTAGCAAAGAGACTCTCAACGCTACTTGGCAGGAATGTTGTATTCATTGAGGATTTTAAGACTCAAAGAGATTTGATTGATGCTTTAGGTGATGGTGATGTTGCTCTTCTTGAAAATTTAAGATTTTATCCCGAAGAGGAGGCAAACTCCGAGGAATTTGCCAGGCAACTTATTGAGCTATTTGATATTTATGTAAACGACGCATTTGGTGTATGTCATAGAAAACATGCATCAGTTTATGCGCTGCCCAAGCTTGCTCTAATAGCTGTGGGCGGATTTTTATTGAAGAAGGAGTTGGACTATTTTAACAAGATATTCACCATTGAAGATAAACCCTTTGTAGCCGTCATAGGTGGCGCAAAGGTTTCGGGGAAATTGGATTGTTTGATTAATCTAATTGATAAGGCCGATAAGCTTATAATAGGTGGCGCTCAAGCTTTTACCTTTTTGAAGGCATTGGGCTATGAAACGGGTAAAAGCCTTGTTGAGGATGATTTAATAGATGAGGCAAAAAGAGTAATGGAGAAGGCAAAAGGTAAAGGTGTTAGGTTCTATCTGCCCGTTGATTTTGTTTGTTCTACATCCGTTGAGGATGCAACTAATTCCAGAACATTTACATATCAGGAGATTCCAGATGATCTGATGGGGTTGGATATAGGGCCTGCTACCATTGAACTATTTAAAGAAGCCCTTAGTGATGCCAAAGTTGTTGTTTGGAATGGACCTATGGGTGTTTTTGAAGTTAATGCGTTTGCAAACGGTACAAACGAGATTGCAAAAGCTATAGGAAACCTAAATGCTTTGAGTGTTGTGGGTGGAGGCGATACAGCTGAGGCTGTAGAAAAGGCTGGACAAAGCCATAATATGAGTTATATATCAACAGGTGGAGGGGCTTCTTTAAAGCTTTTGGAGGGTAAAACCTTACCCGTAGTTGAAGTGTTGGAGAGTAAGTCATGA
- the tpiA gene encoding triose-phosphate isomerase gives MMRNIIAANWKMHFDLDSAIQVASQMKDDLSSFGKTEIIVCPSFVFLHPLANIFNESNIKLGAQNVYFEDKGAFTGEVSPSMLKSVGCEYVIIGHSERRHIFLESDIDIQKKVKKALEYNLKPILCVGETLSQRKEDKAFDVVERQIISALDGVDLNKVIIAYEPVWAIGTGVAADEATVGEMHNFLANLVEDVPILYGGSVKPENAFNLAKIDTVNGFLVGSASLDTGSLKRIIVEFEKAKGV, from the coding sequence ATGATGAGAAATATAATTGCTGCCAATTGGAAAATGCATTTTGACCTTGATAGTGCTATACAAGTGGCATCTCAGATGAAAGATGACCTGAGTAGTTTTGGTAAAACCGAAATCATTGTTTGTCCCAGTTTTGTGTTTTTACATCCACTGGCTAATATTTTTAATGAATCTAATATCAAGCTCGGCGCACAAAATGTATATTTTGAGGATAAAGGAGCATTCACCGGGGAAGTTTCACCGTCCATGCTAAAAAGCGTAGGCTGTGAATATGTAATAATAGGTCACTCTGAAAGAAGGCATATATTTCTTGAAAGTGATATAGATATCCAGAAAAAGGTAAAAAAAGCCTTAGAATACAACCTTAAGCCCATTCTTTGTGTGGGTGAGACACTCTCTCAAAGAAAAGAGGACAAGGCATTCGATGTTGTTGAAAGGCAGATTATCTCAGCGCTTGATGGTGTTGATTTGAATAAGGTAATTATTGCATATGAGCCTGTTTGGGCTATTGGCACAGGCGTTGCTGCTGATGAGGCTACCGTTGGGGAGATGCACAACTTTTTAGCTAATTTAGTTGAAGACGTTCCGATTCTATATGGTGGAAGTGTAAAGCCAGAAAACGCCTTTAACCTTGCAAAAATAGATACAGTAAATGGATTTTTGGTTGGCTCTGCAAGTTTGGATACAGGCAGCTTAAAAAGAATTATAGTGGAATTCGAGAAAGCAAAGGGGGTTTGA
- the secG gene encoding preprotein translocase subunit SecG — MLTLMVILQVFLGLILVGLILLQKGKGAEMGVAFGTGAADTLFGPTGAMSFLAKITWGLAFVFMLNSIGISYIIYKSNTSSITTSIPTTTTQTNKTANVPVNPETKPITK; from the coding sequence ATGCTTACTTTAATGGTCATACTTCAGGTATTTTTAGGCCTAATTCTTGTTGGGTTGATTTTGTTACAGAAAGGAAAGGGTGCAGAAATGGGCGTTGCGTTCGGAACAGGAGCAGCCGATACATTATTTGGCCCAACAGGTGCTATGAGTTTTCTTGCCAAGATAACTTGGGGCTTGGCTTTTGTTTTCATGCTTAACTCAATCGGCATTTCATATATAATTTACAAATCCAATACTTCTTCTATAACAACGAGCATACCAACGACAACGACCCAAACAAACAAAACAGCTAATGTGCCAGTTAATCCAGAAACAAAGCCAATAACAAAGTAG
- a CDS encoding peptide-binding protein has product MKRLLLLVCFVFIFFVQAEASIVYFSLGANPKRFIPFLAVDSSSGEISSYIFNGLLKLDKNMKIVGDLAKSYEFEDGGKKIIFHLRKNVYWQDRVKFSVKDVIFTYKLITDPKTPTPYAGKYKLIKKIYAPDNYTVVVEYPYPFKPALYSWMMGIVPEHLLKNSKSIATDEFNRKPIGTGPYKLIEWKNAQYLKLEAFDGYFIHKPNIDTVIYKIIPDSTTALLVLKNGKLDMLSLTPLQYKYEFKGKYRNRYRIYFEPSSGYTFLGFNLKLKMFSDVRVRKAICMAIDRQQIKKTILFGFGKVADSIYPVNSPFFSDKTVCRYNPEGATKLLESLGYRMAKDGFLYKNGHKFEFTLYTNQGNTQRKYAAIMIQQYLRKIGIDMKIRIMEWQAFLNMVNERHFDAIILGWQLGADPDQYSLWDSKSDFKGGFNFVGFHDKRVDKLIEKARVTFDKAKSRKLYSKINDLIVHQYPYIFLYYPTSIVAINRKIKGIKPTNAGIMYNFIDWRY; this is encoded by the coding sequence ATGAAAAGGCTTCTGCTTTTAGTTTGCTTTGTCTTTATTTTTTTTGTTCAGGCAGAAGCCTCTATTGTTTATTTTTCTTTGGGTGCAAATCCAAAGCGGTTCATACCTTTCTTAGCTGTAGATTCATCAAGCGGTGAAATATCTTCCTATATTTTTAATGGTCTTTTAAAACTTGATAAGAATATGAAAATAGTCGGTGATTTGGCTAAAAGCTATGAATTCGAAGATGGTGGCAAAAAAATTATATTTCATTTGAGAAAAAATGTATACTGGCAAGATAGAGTTAAATTTAGTGTCAAGGATGTTATTTTTACTTATAAACTTATAACAGACCCCAAGACACCTACACCTTATGCAGGGAAGTATAAGCTCATAAAAAAGATATATGCACCTGATAACTACACGGTGGTTGTTGAGTATCCTTATCCGTTTAAACCTGCTCTTTATTCCTGGATGATGGGTATTGTCCCTGAGCATCTGCTTAAAAACTCAAAAAGTATAGCTACTGATGAGTTTAATAGAAAGCCTATAGGAACAGGTCCGTATAAACTAATAGAATGGAAAAATGCCCAATATTTAAAATTAGAGGCGTTTGACGGGTATTTTATACACAAGCCAAATATAGACACAGTGATCTATAAAATCATACCAGATTCCACAACAGCCCTTCTTGTGTTGAAAAACGGTAAATTAGATATGCTCTCTTTAACGCCACTTCAGTACAAATACGAATTTAAAGGCAAATACAGAAATAGATATAGAATCTACTTTGAGCCATCATCGGGCTATACATTTCTGGGTTTTAATTTGAAGCTTAAGATGTTTAGTGATGTGAGAGTTAGGAAGGCTATCTGTATGGCTATAGACAGGCAGCAGATAAAGAAAACAATTCTATTTGGGTTTGGAAAGGTTGCAGACTCTATTTATCCTGTAAACTCTCCGTTTTTTTCAGATAAGACAGTATGTAGATATAACCCAGAAGGGGCAACTAAACTACTTGAGTCTTTAGGCTATAGAATGGCTAAGGATGGATTTTTGTATAAAAATGGACATAAATTTGAGTTTACTCTTTATACAAACCAGGGAAACACGCAGAGAAAATATGCGGCTATTATGATTCAGCAATATTTAAGAAAAATAGGCATTGACATGAAAATCAGAATAATGGAATGGCAGGCATTTTTGAACATGGTTAACGAAAGGCATTTCGATGCAATAATATTGGGCTGGCAACTTGGAGCTGATCCAGATCAATACTCTCTATGGGACTCAAAAAGCGATTTTAAGGGTGGATTTAATTTCGTGGGCTTTCATGATAAAAGGGTTGATAAGCTTATAGAAAAGGCAAGGGTAACTTTCGATAAAGCCAAAAGCAGGAAACTGTATTCAAAAATCAATGATTTAATTGTGCATCAATATCCTTACATATTTTTGTACTATCCAACATCAATAGTCGCAATAAACCGAAAAATTAAAGGAATAAAACCGACCAATGCCGGTATTATGTATAACTTTATAGATTGGCGCTATTAA
- a CDS encoding NIL domain-containing protein — protein sequence MISKKIVLRFPKDIADKPLISDICKKYDLTFNIMKANIFPRKEGVLTLEISGEDKAFYKGIDYLKQNGVELTFVEESIKRNEEKCYHCGFCVAVCPTQALTINDRKTMRVDLYKDRCIACGYCVKVCPVKAMNLENEI from the coding sequence ATGATATCAAAAAAGATAGTTTTAAGGTTTCCAAAAGATATAGCAGATAAACCCTTAATATCCGACATCTGCAAAAAATACGATTTAACCTTTAATATAATGAAAGCCAACATCTTTCCCAGAAAAGAAGGGGTTTTGACCCTTGAGATATCTGGAGAGGACAAAGCCTTTTATAAAGGCATAGACTACCTGAAACAAAATGGCGTAGAGCTTACATTCGTTGAAGAGAGTATCAAACGGAATGAGGAAAAATGTTATCATTGCGGTTTCTGTGTTGCCGTATGCCCAACCCAGGCTCTAACCATAAACGACAGAAAAACAATGAGGGTTGATCTCTACAAAGATAGATGTATAGCCTGTGGTTATTGTGTTAAAGTTTGCCCTGTTAAGGCTATGAATTTAGAGAATGAAATTTAA
- a CDS encoding UPF0280 family protein, translated as MRRVYRELFNLEGFESFEVSYKKSNLFIKSCKNARFEVFKYLKKLIDELEIYIEKRKDFLSSLTPIKQDKKAPKIAQAMIEAARIAGVGPMAAVAGAVAEFIGKNLLKECNECIVENGGDVFLKLNKQATIGVFTTNPYFKDKLAINLSCTGLGCGICSSSSKIGPSLSLGRADLAMIVDKDCAKADALATKTANLIKEESDIDKAIEFAKSKNIIGCLFIKDKKLGIWGNLKVV; from the coding sequence ATGAGAAGGGTCTATAGAGAGCTATTTAACCTTGAAGGATTTGAATCTTTTGAGGTCTCATATAAAAAGAGTAATTTATTTATCAAAAGCTGTAAAAATGCAAGGTTTGAAGTGTTTAAATACTTGAAAAAACTCATCGATGAGCTTGAAATATATATAGAAAAAAGAAAAGATTTTTTAAGCTCTCTAACCCCAATAAAACAAGACAAAAAAGCGCCTAAAATAGCACAGGCTATGATAGAGGCAGCAAGGATTGCAGGCGTTGGACCTATGGCTGCCGTAGCGGGTGCTGTAGCTGAATTTATAGGCAAAAATCTCTTAAAAGAGTGCAATGAATGTATAGTGGAAAATGGTGGTGATGTATTTTTAAAATTAAATAAACAAGCAACTATAGGTGTATTTACCACAAATCCCTATTTTAAAGATAAATTAGCCATAAACCTAAGTTGCACCGGTTTAGGTTGTGGAATATGCTCATCAAGCTCAAAGATAGGCCCATCTTTGAGCTTAGGAAGAGCAGATCTTGCAATGATAGTCGATAAAGATTGCGCAAAAGCCGATGCTTTGGCCACAAAAACGGCTAATCTAATCAAAGAAGAAAGCGATATAGATAAAGCCATAGAGTTTGCCAAGTCAAAAAACATAATTGGATGTCTGTTTATAAAAGATAAAAAACTAGGTATCTGGGGGAATTTAAAAGTTGTTTAA